In one Magallana gigas chromosome 7, xbMagGiga1.1, whole genome shotgun sequence genomic region, the following are encoded:
- the LOC136269796 gene encoding uncharacterized protein, whose product MEEYEYKSDAEDALNSLIEGENFSSSDDDEASALHELSEFFGDEDKTSEPLSPELAKIMEKMFTSKTNSGKIKEISNKYDRPKNINNVFAPKVNKVIWENMSAKNRASDIKLQTTQNLLGKAMIPTLRLFDILINTNTKKAIDVKKAKQLCGDILKFQKCVFYNLSFKRREQIIQPEKNKQFGSLCSAESSSENLFGDDLGSQVKNVLEAKKLAQKISNKNYSGKYRIPKFSNNYGKSQGIELERIILFCPSSSASTRKRRRGKQINRNR is encoded by the exons ATGGAG GAGTATGAAT ATAAATCGGACGCTGAGGACGCACTGAATTCCCTTATTGAGGGTGAAAATTTTAGCTCGTCGGACGACGATGAAGCATCCGCCTTGCACGAATTATCAGAATTCTTTGGCGATGAAGACAAAACTAGCGAGCCATTAAGCCCTGAGTTGGCtaaaattatggaaaaaatGTTCACATCAAAAACGAATTCGgggaaaataaaagaaatctcCAACAAATATGACAGGCCAAAAAACATCAACAATGTCTTTGCACCAAAAGTAAACAAAGTAATATGGGAAAATATGTCTGCAAAAAACAGGGCAAGCGACATTAAACTTCAAACCACTCAAAACCTGCTGGGTAAAGCTATGATCCCCACTTTGAGACTGTTTGATATTCTCATTAACACCAATACTAAGAAAGCGATTGATGTGAAGAAAGCAAAACAATTGTGCGGCGACATTTTGAAGTTTCAAAAATGTGTGTTTTACAATTTGTCCTTCAAACGGAGGGAACAAATTATTCAACCAGAGAAAAACAAGCAATTCGGTAGCTTATGCTCCGCTGAAAGCTCATCCGAAAACCTTTTCGGAGATGATTTAGGGAGCCAAGTCAAGAACGTGCTAGAAGCAAAGAAGCTTGCACAAAAgatatcaaacaaaaattacaGTGGAAAATACAGAATTCCCAAATTCTCAAATAATTATGGGAAAAGCCAAGGCATAGAGCTGGaaagaataattcttttttGTCCAAGCAGTTCAGCTTCaacaagaaaaagaagaagggGGAAACAAATCAATAGAAACAGATGA
- the LOC105336045 gene encoding uncharacterized protein produces the protein MFRYFLVFSLAILLLTEDVHAWRRIKKFLRKAAKVIKTAHTIHTVVKVAATVLGKRSTNDQVLSLNVCDFRSFDLDDDQRISETELSTLIDITGFVDLDEFFEKLDVNKDDVVTIEEYNSSQIIKEACS, from the exons ATG TTTCGGTACTTCTTGGTTTTTTCATTGGCCATTTTACTGCTAACGGAAGATGTTCACGCCTGGAGAAgaatcaaaaagtttttaagaaaaGCTGCAAAGGTTATTAAAACTGCCCATACTATTCATACTGTAGTGAAAGTCGCAGCAACGGTGTTAGGAAAAAGATCAACGAATGACCAG GTATTAAGTTTGAATGTTTGTGATTTCCGCTCATTCGATCTGGACGATGATCAGCGCATCAGTGAAACAGAATTGTCAACACTGATTGATATTACTGGATTTGTAGATTTGGATGAGTTCTTTGAAAAACTGGATGTCAACAAAG ATGATGTCGTCACTATAGAAGAATACAACAGTTCCCAGATTATTAAGGAAGCGTGCAGCTGA